In Schizosaccharomyces osmophilus chromosome 2, complete sequence, the following proteins share a genomic window:
- the gfa1 gene encoding glutamine-fructose-6-phosphate transaminase Gfa1, whose protein sequence is MCGIFGYINYLVERDRGYILDTLVKGLKRLEYRGYDSAGCAVDGDEGQDAMMFKEVGNVSQLENTINRSNVKKDTKFINHCAISHTRWATHGQPSPVNCHPQRSDLHSEFIVVHNGILTNYRELKTVLESRGMVFESETDTECVAKLAKFIYDTTPGIDFTSLAKLVFRELEGAYALLIKSSHYPGEIVATRRGSPLIVGVKSSQNLKVDFVDVEFPESSEGLPGAAPNTLHPRFSKTPGTSGMLRGDKPDLLHRAQSRAFVTEEGVPGPIEYFFASDATPIIEYTKRVMFLEDDDIAHVSDGELHVHRLRREEGMSSTRTIETLEMEIMSIMKGNYDHYMIKEICEQPDSLLNTMRGRVNFADRVVTLGGLESYYDIIRQSRRLVFIACGTSYHSCIAVRPIFEELTGVPVVIELASDFMDRCPNIFRDDTIVFVSQSGETADSLLALNFCLERGALTIGVVNCVGSSISRKTHCGVHINAGPEICVASTKAYTSQYIALALMALYLSRDSVSKANRRNEIIDGLAKIGEKVQEALHLSSRLKEYASQHLLEKGNMLIIGRGYQYATAMEGALKVKEISYTHAEGILAGELKHGVLALVEEGLPIIMLVPDDFQYPKAVNAFEQIRARGGKPIVITTKDSETFKGLPTFIVPKTVDCLQGILNVIPFQLLSYWLAVLRGHNVDQPRNLAKSVTVE, encoded by the exons ATGTG CGGTATTTTTGGATACATCAACTATTTAGTTGAAAGAGATCGCGGTTACATTCTCGATACGCTTGTTAAAG GCTTAAAGCGACTCGAATATCGTGGTTATGATTCCGCAGGCTGTGCTGTCGATGGGGATGAGGGTCAAGATGCAATGATGTTCAAAGAGGTTGGTAACGTCAGTCAATTAGAAAACACCATCAACCGATCCAATGTTAAAAAGGACACCAAATTCATCAACCATTGCGCTATTAGCCATACTCGATGGGCAACCCATGGTCAACCTTCTCCCGTCAACTGCCATCCCCAGCGCTCAGATCTTCATAGCGAATTTATTGTTGTACACAATGGCATTCTTACAAACTATCGAGAACTGAAAACCGTCCTCGAATCCAGAGGCATGGTCTTCGAAAGCGAAACGGATACGGAGTGTGTCGCCAAGCTCGCAAAATTCATTTACGACACTACGCCCGGCATTGATTTTACTTCTCTCGCTAAACTCGTTTTTCGCGAACTAGAAGGAGCCTACGCACTTCTCATAAAGAGCAGTCACTATCCTGGTGAAATAGTTGCAACTCGACGTGGTTCTCCTCTTATCGTAGGTGTAAAGAGTTCTCAAAACCTGAAGGTCGATTTTGTTGATGTAGAATTCCCTGAATCTTCCGAAGGCCTTCCTGGGGCCGCTCCTAACACTTTACATCCCCGGTTCTCGAAGACTCCGGGCACAAGCGGTATGCTCCGTGGTGACAAACCAGATTTGCTACACCGTGCCCAAAGTCGTGCATTTGTAACGGAAGAAGGGGTACCGGGCCCTATCGaatacttttttgcttccgATGCCACTCCCATCATAGAATACACTAAGCGTGTCATGTTTCTTGAAGACGATGATATTGCTCATGTAAGTGATGGTGAGTTGCATGTTCATCGACTTCGCCGTGAAGAAGGAATGAGTAGCACGCGTACGATCGAGACACTTGAGATGGAAATCATGAGCATCATGAAAGGCAATTACGATCACTATATGATTAAGGAGATTTGTGAACAACCCGATAGTTTACTTAACACTATGCGTGGTCGAGTAAATTTTGCTGACAGAGTTGTTACCTTGGGTGGTCTAGAAAGCTACTACGATATAATTCGTCAAAGCCGACGTTTGGTTTTTATCGCTTGCGGTACTTCTTACCATTCGTGTATTGCTGTTCGCCCTATTTTCGAAGAGCTTACCGGTGTTCCAGTAGTCATAGAACTGGCTTCTGATTTTATGGATCGGTGTCCAAACATATTCCGGGACGATACTATTGTTTTCGTCTCCCAATCCGGTGAAACTGCTGATTCTCTGTTGGCCCTTAATTTCTGTTTGGAACGTGGTGCTTTAACGATCGGAGTTGTCAATTGTGTTGGTTCTAGCATTTCAAGAAAGACGCACTGTGGTGTTCACATAAATGCTGGACCCGAGATATGTGTTGCTTCAACAAAGGCTTATACCTCTCAATACATTGCGTTAGCACTAATGGCTTTGTATTTGTCTCGCGATTCCGTTTCCAAGGCAAATCGCCGTAATGAAATTATCGATGGCTTAGCCAAAATCGGTGAAAAAGTACAGGAAGCTCTTCATCTTAGTTCCCGACTTAAAGAGTATGCTTCCCAACATTTGCTGGAAAAAGGCAACATGTTAATTATTGGCAGAGGCTACCAATATGCTACCGCAATGGAGGGAGCTCTGAAGGTGAAAGAAATATCCTATACGCATGCTGAAGGTATTTTGGCAGGTGAACTTAAGCATGGTGTCTTGGCTTTAGTCGAAGAAGGCCTACCCATTATAATGCTTGTTCCTGATGATTTTCAGTATCCAAAGGCGGTCAACGCGTTTGAGCAAATTAGAGCTCGAGGTGGAAAGCCAATCGTGATTACGACAAAAGATTCGGAAACGTTTAAGGGCTTGCCCACTTTTATCGTCCCTAAAACAGTAGACTGTTTACAGGGAATCCTAAATgtcattccttttcaattatTGAGTTACTGGTTAGCGGTGTTGCGTGGACATAATGTTGACCAACCTCGAAACCTTGCCAAGTCTGTGACCGTGGAATAA